The Sediminitomix flava genome includes a window with the following:
- a CDS encoding acyl-CoA dehydrogenase → MNFQLTEEHLAVQEAARDFAQNDLLPGIIERDNAQQNNPALIQKMGELGFLGMMISPDYNGSGMDTLSYVLAMEEISKVDASSSVLMSVNNSLVAWGLEKYGSEEQKQKYLTKLATGEQIGAFCLSEPEAGSDATSQHTEAIDMGDYYLLNGNKNWITNGSSASVYLVIAQTDRSKGHRGINCLIVERGMEGFVVGKKEDKMGIRASDTHALSFTDVKVPKANRVGEDGFGFKFAMGTLNGGRIGIAAQALGIAAGALEFAVKYSKERKTFGKAICEHQAIAFKLADMETKIEAARMLVYKAAWLKDQGKDYSHASAMAKLYASEVAMEVTTEAVQIHGGYGYVKEYHVERLMRDAKITQIYEGTSEIQKIVISRGLLKD, encoded by the coding sequence ATGAACTTTCAACTGACTGAAGAACACTTAGCTGTTCAAGAAGCTGCTCGTGACTTTGCTCAAAATGACTTATTGCCAGGAATCATTGAACGAGATAATGCTCAACAAAATAACCCTGCCTTAATCCAGAAAATGGGTGAATTAGGATTTTTAGGTATGATGATTTCTCCAGACTACAACGGAAGTGGAATGGATACACTATCATACGTACTAGCAATGGAGGAAATCTCTAAAGTAGATGCGTCATCCTCTGTTCTCATGTCTGTAAATAACTCTTTGGTAGCTTGGGGCCTTGAAAAGTATGGCTCTGAAGAACAAAAACAGAAATATCTCACAAAACTAGCTACAGGAGAACAAATTGGTGCATTCTGTCTTTCAGAACCAGAAGCCGGTAGTGATGCAACATCGCAACACACAGAGGCCATTGACATGGGAGATTATTACTTATTGAATGGTAATAAAAACTGGATTACAAATGGTAGTTCTGCAAGTGTTTACCTTGTTATTGCTCAAACAGACCGTTCAAAAGGACATAGAGGAATCAACTGTTTGATCGTTGAGCGTGGAATGGAAGGCTTTGTAGTCGGAAAAAAAGAAGACAAAATGGGTATTAGAGCTTCTGATACACATGCCTTGAGTTTTACAGATGTAAAAGTACCTAAAGCAAACCGCGTTGGAGAAGATGGTTTCGGGTTCAAGTTTGCTATGGGAACACTAAATGGAGGTAGAATTGGGATTGCTGCTCAAGCTCTAGGTATTGCAGCTGGTGCTTTAGAGTTTGCAGTAAAATATTCTAAAGAAAGAAAAACTTTTGGGAAAGCAATCTGCGAACATCAAGCTATTGCATTCAAGCTTGCTGATATGGAGACTAAAATTGAAGCTGCTAGAATGTTAGTTTATAAAGCTGCATGGTTGAAGGATCAAGGCAAAGATTATTCTCATGCATCAGCAATGGCAAAACTTTATGCTTCTGAAGTAGCGATGGAAGTAACTACCGAAGCCGTTCAAATTCATGGTGGTTATGGATACGTAAAAGAATACCATGTAGAACGTTTGATGAGAGATGCAAAAATCACTCAGATTTATGAAGGAACATCAGAAATTCAAAAAATAGTAATTTCAAGAGGACTTCTTAAAGACTAG
- a CDS encoding cyanophycinase: MKLRKFLYIISLLSISIVGCEKQSEEEQSSSERRGGSPKMYLTGSSSDVQTNSKFGIALMGGADANTIAEQRAFEFLVDQSNGGDVVVLRSSGTDGYNSFIYNDIGGVNSVRTFVITKRSQASHSSLITAVNNAEIIFMTGGNQDDYVSYWKDTDLETAINNAVNFNGASIGGTSAGLAILGELYYSAANGTVYSDEALDDPYDTYMAGLGDRFLDVDYMDNVITDTHYNERDRQGRHFTFMARMVKDFGVSASNIKGIGVDEATSVTVDHNGYAKVYGSGDAYFLRGQGKTPETCKSGTRLTWNDGGQAVKANVLRGTNSGSNEFDMVNWSTNDGSVEYWSANNGNFVRN; this comes from the coding sequence ATGAAACTGAGAAAGTTTTTATACATCATCTCTTTACTATCTATTTCAATTGTAGGTTGTGAAAAGCAATCTGAAGAAGAACAAAGTTCAAGTGAAAGGAGAGGAGGTTCTCCAAAAATGTACCTGACAGGAAGCTCAAGTGATGTCCAAACAAATTCAAAATTTGGTATTGCTTTAATGGGGGGAGCAGATGCAAATACCATCGCCGAACAACGTGCATTCGAGTTTTTGGTTGATCAATCAAATGGTGGTGATGTTGTTGTGTTACGTTCATCTGGTACAGATGGCTACAACAGCTTCATATATAATGATATTGGAGGCGTGAACTCTGTGAGAACTTTTGTCATCACTAAAAGAAGTCAAGCAAGTCATAGTTCTTTGATCACAGCAGTCAACAATGCTGAAATTATTTTTATGACTGGTGGTAACCAAGATGATTATGTGTCTTATTGGAAAGACACAGATCTAGAAACAGCTATTAATAACGCTGTAAACTTCAATGGTGCTTCTATAGGGGGTACAAGTGCTGGACTTGCTATTTTGGGTGAATTGTATTATTCAGCAGCAAATGGTACTGTCTATTCAGATGAAGCATTAGATGACCCTTATGATACTTACATGGCAGGTTTGGGAGATCGTTTTCTTGATGTAGATTACATGGATAATGTGATTACTGACACACACTACAACGAAAGAGATCGTCAAGGACGTCATTTTACTTTTATGGCTAGAATGGTGAAAGACTTTGGCGTTTCAGCATCTAACATTAAAGGTATTGGCGTTGATGAAGCAACTTCGGTTACAGTTGATCACAATGGTTATGCTAAAGTTTATGGAAGTGGAGATGCTTATTTCTTACGAGGTCAAGGAAAAACACCTGAAACGTGTAAGTCAGGAACAAGATTGACTTGGAATGATGGAGGACAAGCTGTAAAAGCAAATGTGTTGAGAGGTACAAACTCGGGTTCTAATGAATTTGATATGGTTAATTGGTCAACCAATGATGGTTCTGTAGAATATTGGAGTGCGAATAATGGTAATTTTGTGAGGAACTAA
- a CDS encoding ExbD/TolR family protein, with protein MAIQAKNKIDPSFNMSSMTDIVFLLLIFFMLTSNFATPTGLPISLPKSANSQKEVTKVKVTITKDLQYYVNEVPTAESRIEDKLKEILPSKNGSVTLFVDKDVPVEYLVKVASTASKLNAKVSVATQKQ; from the coding sequence ATGGCGATACAAGCAAAAAATAAAATTGACCCGTCATTCAACATGTCTTCTATGACGGATATTGTATTCCTTCTTCTTATCTTCTTTATGCTGACTTCAAACTTTGCAACTCCAACTGGACTTCCAATCTCTTTACCAAAGAGTGCAAATAGTCAGAAAGAAGTAACAAAAGTAAAGGTTACAATTACAAAAGATCTTCAGTACTACGTCAACGAAGTCCCGACAGCTGAATCTAGAATTGAGGATAAGCTAAAAGAAATTCTACCATCTAAAAATGGAAGTGTTACCTTATTTGTAGATAAAGATGTCCCTGTTGAATATTTAGTAAAAGTTGCAAGTACTGCATCAAAGCTAAATGCTAAAGTTTCAGTTGCCACTCAAAAACAATAA
- a CDS encoding tetratricopeptide repeat protein, with translation MRKFLISTLLLLTIHLSYAQTTIERFLYLSDSLVAEGGLEQALIMLDQAERQDAKNPEVDYKRAGIYLTKNKKEEAIALFEKSLTKDPLFSPSYEQLANIYIGEEKNAEAILVYEKALNNFSDPAEKLLFQLQIIELYISEARLQEAFAHVKEVKAIMGESFDINYYEARYYNHMGDYDLAEEKMLAIINEIDPSPGNEKFFYELAFAQLHLGKYNEMKQYLKVANTPEFAYNLEMFRPEYYFNMANAYFTIMDYEACEESINKCLGINPKFTQAYELKKKLLGIRANKSTVIEVKTKQLETISEPQRKTAALMDLALMNYKAKEYEMALMHINELLSIPINIRNVKAYYLKAICEFKYSDEEMGEAYDILTKLIYNPKTPAIQKTRFALIVGRTLNKGKYFKESAEFLRMANIGEFKEIAAYEYEEMLKHKAIVEFESMKK, from the coding sequence ATGAGAAAATTTCTTATTTCAACACTACTTTTATTAACGATTCATCTTTCATATGCTCAAACTACAATTGAGCGCTTTCTTTACCTCTCAGATTCTTTAGTAGCTGAAGGAGGATTAGAGCAAGCTTTGATTATGCTTGATCAAGCAGAACGTCAAGATGCTAAAAACCCTGAGGTAGATTATAAGCGAGCAGGGATTTATCTTACTAAAAATAAAAAAGAAGAGGCAATAGCCCTCTTTGAAAAGTCATTGACTAAAGATCCCTTATTCTCTCCATCATATGAGCAACTAGCAAATATTTATATTGGAGAAGAAAAGAATGCAGAAGCTATTCTTGTATATGAAAAGGCTTTAAATAACTTTAGTGATCCCGCAGAGAAATTATTGTTTCAGCTTCAGATAATTGAATTGTATATCTCAGAAGCTAGGTTACAAGAAGCTTTTGCTCACGTGAAGGAAGTAAAAGCAATAATGGGAGAGTCTTTTGATATAAATTATTATGAAGCTAGATATTACAATCATATGGGAGATTATGATTTGGCGGAAGAAAAAATGCTAGCAATCATAAATGAAATTGATCCATCTCCAGGAAATGAAAAGTTTTTCTATGAACTAGCTTTTGCTCAACTTCATCTTGGAAAGTATAATGAGATGAAGCAATACTTGAAAGTAGCCAACACTCCTGAGTTTGCTTATAATCTTGAAATGTTTAGGCCTGAGTATTATTTCAATATGGCTAATGCATACTTTACAATTATGGATTATGAAGCTTGTGAGGAGAGTATTAATAAGTGTTTGGGTATAAATCCTAAGTTTACTCAAGCTTATGAGTTAAAGAAGAAACTTTTAGGAATCAGAGCGAATAAAAGCACTGTAATTGAAGTTAAGACGAAGCAATTAGAAACAATTTCAGAACCTCAACGCAAAACAGCTGCTCTAATGGATTTAGCTTTAATGAATTATAAAGCTAAAGAATATGAAATGGCACTGATGCATATTAATGAATTACTTTCTATTCCGATTAATATTAGAAATGTAAAAGCTTATTACTTGAAAGCAATTTGTGAGTTTAAATATTCTGATGAGGAAATGGGAGAGGCTTACGATATTTTAACTAAGCTGATATATAACCCTAAGACTCCAGCAATACAGAAGACACGTTTTGCATTGATTGTTGGACGAACACTAAATAAAGGAAAGTACTTTAAAGAATCTGCTGAATTCTTGAGAATGGCAAATATTGGAGAGTTCAAAGAAATAGCAGCTTATGAATACGAGGAGATGCTTAAACATAAAGCAATTGTCGAATTTGAGAGCATGAAAAAATAA
- a CDS encoding Abi-alpha family protein, with protein sequence MNVKQQITNLLSQLTDNEFSFDISKNQTWKATNQLHILKNSLEIINERKLHLKKISPSFLYLFLDSCKYISDPNHQLVWSHLFINAVDYQNTCKIHDYYCRILSQLPISALAILKKLYELSVQEASHPTLSFKEEYVIQIGKQQANLSFSDSTAMIALLKSQQLIEQKNIILEKRDLEELQHSNKIYLEPSKLIELSPLAFSFLPEIFWVSSQHTV encoded by the coding sequence ATGAATGTCAAACAGCAAATCACTAACTTACTTTCACAATTAACTGATAACGAATTTTCATTCGATATTTCTAAGAATCAAACGTGGAAAGCAACAAACCAGTTACATATTCTTAAGAATTCTTTAGAAATAATTAATGAAAGAAAACTTCACCTAAAAAAAATCAGCCCTAGCTTTCTTTACCTGTTTCTTGATTCATGCAAATATATCTCAGACCCTAATCATCAATTAGTTTGGTCTCACCTATTTATCAATGCTGTAGACTATCAGAACACCTGCAAAATTCATGACTATTATTGTAGAATTTTAAGTCAACTTCCTATTTCAGCATTGGCTATTCTAAAAAAACTATACGAATTGTCTGTCCAAGAAGCTAGTCACCCTACATTATCATTTAAAGAAGAATATGTAATTCAGATTGGGAAGCAACAAGCTAACCTCAGTTTTAGTGATTCTACAGCTATGATTGCACTATTAAAAAGTCAGCAATTAATTGAGCAAAAGAATATCATCTTAGAAAAAAGAGACTTGGAAGAATTACAGCATTCAAATAAGATCTATTTAGAACCTTCTAAGCTGATAGAGTTAAGTCCATTAGCTTTTTCCTTTTTACCTGAAATTTTTTGGGTATCCAGCCAACATACTGTTTAA
- a CDS encoding bifunctional UDP-N-acetylmuramoyl-tripeptide:D-alanyl-D-alanine ligase/alanine racemase: MQTAELLKNQTIKFIEVDSRKVISPSQTLFVALSGQKTDGHHYISELYKQGCRSFLCQKGKVNFDAFPEAVFYEVEDTLVSFQELIQDHRQRFTYPVIGITGSNGKTIIKEWLYTLLEEDFRVVKSPKSYNSQIGVPLSVWQMKPVHEIGIFEAGVSKKGEMLNLQKMIQPTTGIFTNIGQAHGEGFSSMKEKVEEKASLFKDSSCVIYCKDHQLVDDVLNNQIHLSWSTTNPTADFYFELESKSESGTTFYYSEDDIKLSFPFADQASLENAFHCVITLKHLGYKWEVIQQKLPLLKGIPMRFSLKEGRNNCLVVDDTYNNDLAGLSMAIDFLHTHSAGKIKAVVFSDFLEHQIPSKELYLNFTSLLKQKGVERVVGIGDMTFKNQSFFTDFESQFFPTTEDFLLKLSKSTVFKDEAILVKGGRSFAFEKVVKFLEQRVHGTSLEINMEAIAHNLMVYRSLLKPSTKIMVMVKALSYGSGSHEVASLLQYHLVDYLGVAYTDEGVHLRENGIRTPIMVLNPSSASFDKMLKYQLEPEIPSFYWFDQLISFIESNYSEIESYLPFKIQLNFDTGMRRLGFEKSELPKLIEKLNKYEKWIEVTSAFTHLAGADEALHEEFTLNQITTFKEMANDLEGSLGYTVIKHALNSAGIGRYTEHQLDMVRLGIGLYGVDVNGFNQERLRPVSRLVTSISQIKHIKKGETVGYGRKGIAHQDMQIATIDIGYADGFDRRFSGGVGQVKVADTIVPIIGNVCMDMSMIDVTDLNVQVGDEVVIFGNDPHIIDLAKSIGTIPYEILTNVSQRVKRVYHSE; encoded by the coding sequence ATGCAAACTGCTGAACTGCTTAAAAATCAAACTATCAAATTTATAGAAGTTGATAGTCGTAAAGTAATATCTCCATCGCAAACACTTTTTGTCGCATTAAGCGGACAAAAAACCGATGGACACCATTATATTTCTGAGTTATACAAACAAGGGTGTAGAAGTTTTCTTTGTCAGAAAGGGAAAGTTAATTTCGATGCTTTTCCAGAAGCAGTCTTTTATGAAGTCGAAGATACTTTAGTTAGTTTTCAAGAGCTTATTCAAGATCATCGTCAGCGGTTCACTTATCCTGTAATTGGAATAACGGGAAGTAATGGAAAAACCATTATTAAAGAGTGGTTATATACCTTATTAGAGGAAGATTTTAGAGTCGTAAAAAGTCCTAAAAGTTATAATTCACAAATTGGAGTACCTCTTTCAGTTTGGCAAATGAAGCCAGTACATGAAATAGGTATTTTTGAAGCAGGAGTATCTAAAAAAGGAGAGATGCTTAATCTTCAAAAAATGATTCAACCCACCACAGGGATTTTTACAAACATTGGACAAGCTCATGGAGAGGGTTTTTCTTCTATGAAAGAAAAAGTTGAGGAAAAAGCCTCTCTATTTAAAGATAGTTCTTGTGTTATTTATTGTAAAGATCATCAGCTTGTCGATGACGTTCTGAATAATCAAATACATCTTTCTTGGAGTACAACAAACCCTACTGCAGATTTTTATTTTGAGCTGGAGTCTAAATCAGAGTCTGGAACAACTTTTTATTATAGTGAGGACGATATAAAGTTAAGTTTTCCATTTGCAGATCAAGCATCTCTTGAAAATGCATTTCATTGTGTCATTACATTAAAACATTTAGGCTACAAATGGGAGGTTATTCAACAAAAACTACCTCTATTGAAAGGAATCCCTATGCGTTTTTCTCTTAAAGAAGGGAGAAATAATTGTCTTGTAGTTGATGATACATATAACAATGATTTGGCAGGGCTCTCAATGGCAATAGACTTTTTGCATACACATTCTGCTGGTAAGATAAAGGCTGTAGTTTTTTCAGATTTTTTGGAACATCAAATTCCATCTAAAGAACTTTACTTGAACTTCACATCCCTTCTAAAACAGAAAGGAGTAGAACGAGTGGTAGGAATTGGTGATATGACTTTTAAAAATCAGTCTTTCTTTACAGACTTTGAATCCCAGTTTTTCCCAACTACCGAAGACTTTTTGTTGAAACTTTCTAAAAGTACAGTATTTAAAGATGAAGCAATACTTGTAAAAGGCGGTAGAAGTTTTGCCTTTGAGAAGGTTGTCAAGTTTTTGGAACAAAGAGTTCATGGGACTAGCCTCGAAATAAATATGGAAGCCATCGCTCATAATCTGATGGTATATAGGAGTCTATTAAAGCCAAGTACCAAAATTATGGTTATGGTAAAAGCTCTTTCGTATGGAAGTGGAAGCCATGAAGTAGCGAGTCTTTTACAGTATCACCTAGTTGATTATTTGGGTGTGGCATACACAGATGAAGGTGTTCACCTGAGAGAAAACGGAATAAGAACACCAATTATGGTTCTAAATCCTTCTTCAGCATCTTTTGATAAAATGCTGAAATATCAACTTGAACCAGAAATCCCAAGTTTCTATTGGTTTGATCAGCTTATTAGTTTTATAGAATCAAATTATTCTGAAATAGAATCTTATCTTCCATTTAAAATTCAGTTGAATTTTGATACAGGTATGAGGAGGTTAGGTTTTGAAAAAAGTGAATTACCTAAGCTGATCGAAAAACTAAATAAATATGAAAAATGGATTGAAGTAACATCAGCCTTTACTCATTTGGCCGGTGCAGATGAAGCCTTACACGAAGAGTTTACTCTAAATCAAATTACTACTTTTAAAGAAATGGCTAATGATTTGGAGGGTAGTTTAGGATATACCGTAATTAAACATGCACTTAATTCGGCAGGAATTGGGCGTTATACTGAACATCAATTAGATATGGTACGACTTGGTATTGGTCTTTACGGTGTAGATGTGAATGGTTTCAATCAAGAAAGACTTAGACCTGTGAGTCGTTTAGTTACTTCTATATCTCAAATTAAACATATCAAAAAAGGTGAAACTGTAGGTTATGGGCGTAAAGGAATTGCTCATCAAGACATGCAAATAGCAACTATTGATATTGGTTATGCCGATGGTTTCGACCGAAGATTTAGCGGTGGAGTAGGTCAAGTAAAAGTGGCAGATACTATAGTGCCAATAATCGGAAATGTCTGTATGGATATGTCCATGATTGATGTGACAGATTTGAATGTTCAAGTAGGTGATGAGGTCGTGATTTTTGGGAACGATCCTCATATCATTGATCTAGCAAAATCTATAGGAACAATACCGTATGAAATTCTTACCAATGTTTCACAACGCGTAAAGAGAGTTTATCACTCTGAATAA
- a CDS encoding SPOR domain-containing protein translates to MRILKIVFIALLIKLSFLTVVAQEIQSGMSYTMAKLSQEPVKVIGEVWPENSREVGDTTFTIYSGASVDFKTYFVNGMQYDNIFNPNPTGMYINGKEFLFYCSMEKSIRLNYNNILEAKEFEFLGKRYLMVVSFREDCLGDNCRYRCYNLFDISNERRVFQTSFSSVFQGIDSFGEFNNDGKLDFLRVALKPSQDAVEGSDIDHYLITAYTAGKSSPKQLTDQGHSYYLYVNGDYEVYDFMINQAYWFFEVRDSKGEIAKPTKYFAEYISFDPLYQYLYNPDGVRIEKNNWSIKLVSLGDLEAAQEYCREIQEKEFEDVYIMIDQYSGDITFQVFVGNFISKDGAEREAGKLTTAGIDGDLFDLRRKY, encoded by the coding sequence ATGAGAATACTTAAGATTGTATTCATTGCATTATTAATTAAACTATCTTTTTTGACTGTTGTTGCACAAGAGATTCAATCTGGAATGTCTTATACAATGGCGAAGCTTTCTCAGGAACCTGTGAAGGTTATAGGCGAAGTGTGGCCTGAGAATTCAAGAGAAGTTGGTGATACTACTTTTACTATTTATTCTGGAGCATCTGTTGATTTTAAAACATATTTTGTCAACGGAATGCAATATGATAATATCTTCAATCCGAACCCAACAGGGATGTACATCAATGGAAAGGAATTCCTTTTCTATTGTAGTATGGAGAAATCTATCCGACTAAACTATAACAATATCTTGGAAGCAAAGGAATTTGAATTCCTTGGTAAAAGATATTTGATGGTAGTAAGTTTTCGTGAAGATTGTTTGGGAGATAACTGTAGATATCGTTGTTATAATTTGTTTGATATCAGTAATGAAAGAAGAGTGTTTCAAACTTCTTTCTCTAGTGTGTTTCAAGGAATTGATTCATTTGGAGAATTTAATAACGATGGTAAGTTAGATTTTCTAAGGGTTGCATTAAAGCCTTCACAAGATGCTGTTGAAGGTTCAGATATAGATCATTACCTGATAACAGCTTATACTGCTGGGAAATCATCTCCAAAACAGTTGACAGACCAAGGCCATTCTTACTATCTATATGTGAATGGTGACTATGAAGTCTATGATTTTATGATCAACCAAGCTTATTGGTTCTTCGAAGTTCGAGACAGTAAGGGAGAAATTGCAAAACCGACAAAGTATTTTGCTGAATATATTTCCTTTGATCCATTGTATCAATATCTATATAATCCCGACGGAGTGCGTATAGAGAAAAATAATTGGTCAATTAAGCTGGTTAGTTTAGGAGACTTAGAGGCCGCTCAAGAATATTGTAGAGAAATTCAAGAAAAAGAATTTGAAGATGTCTACATTATGATTGACCAATATAGTGGTGACATAACGTTTCAAGTATTCGTAGGTAACTTCATTTCTAAAGATGGTGCTGAACGAGAAGCTGGAAAATTAACAACCGCAGGCATCGATGGTGATTTATTTGACCTGAGGCGTAAATATTAA
- a CDS encoding 7TM diverse intracellular signaling domain-containing protein, giving the protein MYQESILYPYLRALIVTFSFSLFSASTAVSSSVKESDLIKENVLFYVDEGNVHDFQSINSLFDEFKFLSDHSFPEIGENQIWMKFDLRSNEKDNSYFIEFPDWAEVELYDLSDNVKIGNTGVMTLLEERTVVSGNKNLIPIALFKGVSENYLVRLKASHEYMVTPTDLSFKTYPQAKFNEENLLRRNISYFFLGVFLIMFFYNFFVFISTNDRSYVYYLMIVGILSITSVFNDGYLLEMLPLNSELVRDFGQIDVILSSMLGISILLFVRRFHQLTTFDPLFNRITLIIIASLVLVTLPDLFGQVALSANLSSLLGLLTFLFVLIISIRSYLRKYPSSEYFLLAYIFFIAGFMTYLFKSIGLIPSSLWTDFSMLIGSSIETVLFSFALSNRINILKKENEEKQEEIIQHLQVNSDLQTKVNRELEGKVMERTKEIKDQNTKLHKQQKELITLNEEIRQQNEEISAQRDMVQEKSKLLENAMLDIQRKNNDILSSINYAKKIQNAIFPRKEELDRHLNEHFILFKPRDIVSGDFYWFKEHNEKLALAVVDCTGHGVPGAFMSMIGDVLLNNIILQTQNPERILYALDHGIRNVLGQDKGGDRNDGMDLSICVIDRAEQTLTYCGANSPLFMVKQDGEEHLFTPNKCAIGGHNKKEKIFQSRVIPLEQGTNYYMYSDGFQDQFGGPDNRKYMSKRFRKTLLDGSAFTMETQRQLLNESFENWKGKGKQIDDVLVFGFRV; this is encoded by the coding sequence ATGTATCAAGAATCTATCCTGTATCCTTATTTAAGAGCTTTAATCGTAACATTTTCTTTTTCATTGTTTAGTGCATCAACAGCCGTGTCTTCATCAGTGAAAGAGTCGGACTTGATAAAGGAAAATGTTTTGTTTTATGTAGATGAAGGGAATGTACACGATTTCCAATCCATCAATTCTTTATTTGATGAGTTTAAATTTCTTTCCGATCACTCTTTTCCTGAAATAGGGGAGAATCAAATATGGATGAAATTTGATTTAAGGTCGAATGAAAAAGATAACTCTTATTTTATAGAATTCCCTGATTGGGCTGAGGTTGAGTTATATGACCTAAGTGATAATGTGAAAATTGGAAATACAGGTGTTATGACATTACTGGAAGAACGCACAGTTGTTTCGGGGAATAAAAACCTAATTCCAATAGCGCTTTTTAAAGGAGTATCTGAAAATTATTTGGTAAGATTAAAAGCTAGCCATGAATATATGGTTACTCCTACTGATTTGTCTTTTAAGACTTATCCTCAAGCAAAATTTAATGAAGAGAATTTATTAAGAAGAAACATATCATACTTCTTTCTCGGAGTATTTCTGATTATGTTCTTCTATAATTTCTTTGTATTCATATCTACCAATGATAGGAGTTATGTTTATTATTTGATGATTGTAGGGATACTCTCTATTACATCTGTCTTTAATGATGGTTATTTACTTGAGATGCTCCCTCTTAATTCTGAATTGGTAAGAGATTTTGGTCAGATTGATGTAATACTTTCAAGTATGTTGGGAATCTCGATCTTATTGTTTGTTCGCAGATTTCACCAACTCACTACATTTGATCCTCTTTTCAATAGAATCACTCTTATCATTATTGCATCTCTTGTCCTTGTTACGCTACCAGACTTATTTGGGCAAGTAGCTTTATCTGCAAATCTAAGTTCTTTACTAGGTTTACTAACTTTTCTTTTTGTCTTAATCATTTCTATCAGGAGCTACCTCAGAAAATATCCTTCTTCAGAATATTTCTTATTGGCTTATATTTTCTTCATTGCGGGTTTCATGACTTATTTGTTTAAATCAATTGGTCTTATTCCTTCCAGTTTATGGACTGATTTTTCAATGTTGATTGGCTCATCAATAGAAACGGTATTGTTCTCTTTCGCCTTGTCAAATCGAATTAATATACTGAAGAAAGAGAATGAAGAAAAACAAGAAGAAATCATCCAACATCTTCAAGTAAATTCTGATTTACAGACCAAAGTAAATAGAGAGCTTGAAGGAAAGGTGATGGAAAGAACAAAAGAGATTAAAGATCAGAACACAAAACTTCATAAGCAGCAAAAAGAACTAATCACACTGAATGAAGAAATTCGTCAACAAAATGAAGAAATAAGTGCTCAACGCGATATGGTACAGGAGAAATCAAAGCTTCTGGAAAATGCAATGCTTGATATCCAACGTAAGAACAATGATATCTTGTCGAGTATTAATTATGCCAAGAAAATTCAGAATGCCATATTCCCAAGAAAAGAAGAGCTAGATCGTCATTTGAATGAACATTTTATTCTTTTCAAACCAAGAGATATTGTAAGTGGTGATTTTTATTGGTTCAAAGAGCATAATGAAAAATTAGCTTTAGCAGTTGTAGATTGTACAGGACATGGTGTACCTGGTGCATTTATGTCAATGATAGGAGACGTGTTACTCAACAATATCATTCTTCAAACTCAAAACCCTGAACGAATTCTATATGCTTTAGATCATGGAATAAGAAATGTATTGGGGCAAGATAAAGGTGGAGATCGAAATGATGGAATGGATTTGTCTATTTGTGTGATTGATAGAGCAGAGCAAACACTTACTTATTGTGGTGCAAACTCACCGCTTTTTATGGTGAAACAAGATGGTGAAGAACACCTCTTTACCCCAAATAAGTGTGCAATCGGAGGGCATAATAAGAAAGAGAAAATTTTCCAATCGAGGGTGATACCTCTAGAACAAGGTACTAATTATTATATGTATTCTGATGGATTCCAAGATCAATTTGGAGGGCCAGATAACAGAAAGTATATGTCTAAAAGGTTTAGAAAGACTTTGTTAGATGGAAGTGCATTTACGATGGAAACTCAAAGACAACTTCTGAATGAATCTTTTGAAAATTGGAAAGGAAAAGGAAAGCAAATAGATGATGTTTTAGTTTTTGGATTTAGAGTTTAA